The Montipora foliosa isolate CH-2021 chromosome 1, ASM3666993v2, whole genome shotgun sequence genome has a window encoding:
- the LOC137973344 gene encoding uncharacterized protein gives MDDGLPSTDSCEEAIEMRKQMTELLRRGGFRLDKRLTNDPDVLATILEQDRSPRFLELSEDKLPTDRTLGVIWDAQEDMLQFTGLKDDPGTTKRKILGQAFSVWDP, from the coding sequence ATGGATGATGGTCTACCGTCAACAGATTCTTGCGAGGAAGCTATTGAAATGAGGAAGCAGATGACAGAGTTGCTGCGTCGTGGAGGTTTCCGCCTAGACAAAAGGCTGACAAATGACCCAGACGTCTTGGCAACCATCCTGGAGCAGGATAGATCTCCACGATTCCTCGAACTGAGTGAAGATAAGTTACCAACAGACAGAACTTTGGGCGTCATTTGGGATGCCCAAGAAGATATGCTCCAGTTTACCGGACTGAAGGATGATCCAGGTACGACGAAGAGGAAGATCTTGGGTCAAGCATTCTCTGTTTGGGATCCGTGA
- the LOC137973351 gene encoding uncharacterized protein, translating into MGALVAVRLIQTLVEEMVTKIEKITFWSDSTTVLHWIRQTSSTYKAFVGNRVSEIHTIMSSLEATLGAGAVSWRYVPTEANPADDITRGLCPTELGVGIRYISGPKFLYESPELWPENKVKAPCENDDIKEKKKERWAGASQENKVLLGWKKYSSLTKLRRVTAYVMRFANNVRPKKEVRLLGALTSNELRAAQNHLVERAQVESFGEEIQCLKIGEEIHRKSRIKSLDLRLEDGFLVVGGRLQRAQCLPYRTHIPK; encoded by the coding sequence ATGGGAGCTTTAGTTGCTGTGCGGTTAATTCAAACACTGGTAGAAGAAATGGTTACAAAGATAGAGAAGATAACTTTCTGGAGTGACTCTACCACAGTCCTACATTGGATCCGCCAGACGAGCTCCACTTACAAAGCATTCGTCGGTAACCGGGTGTCTGAGATTCACACAATCATGAGCAGTCTGGAGGCCACACTAGGAGCGGGCGCTGTGAGTTGGAGATATGTGCCGACAGAGGCTAACCCTGCAGATGACATCACCCGGGGACTATGTCCTACGGAACTTGGCGTGGGCATTCGCTATATCAGTGGACCCAAGTTCCTGTATGAATCACCAGAGCTCTGGCCagaaaataaagtcaaagcGCCTTGCGAGAACGATGacatcaaagaaaagaagaaggaaaGATGGGCTGGAGCATCTCAGGAAAACAAGGTCCTGTTAGGGTGGAAGAAGTATTCGTCACTGACCAAACTAAGAAGAGTTACAGCTTATGTGATGCGATTTGCAAACAATGTAAGACCTAAGAAGGAAGTACGTCTACTGGGAGCACTTACGTCGAACGAATTGAGAgctgctcagaatcatcttgtggAGAGGGCGCAAGTTGAATCATTCGGCGAGGAGATACAGTGTCTGAAGATAGGTGAGGAGATCCACAGGAAGAGTAGAATTAAATCTCTTGACCTAAGGTTGGAAGATGGGTTCTTGGTTGTCGGTGGAAGGCTGCAGAGGGCACAATGCCTACCTTACAGAACACACATCCCAAAATAA
- the LOC137973356 gene encoding uncharacterized protein has protein sequence MHRIYYHPPTEHLHNQIRQEYWIIHGRQVVRNAKFKCNYCYRQTVKPQEQQMGSLPECRLEPGMVFRNTGVDFFGPMLVKERRSKVKVYGCLFTCMSTRACHLELVDDLSTDHFIMALKRFIARRGRPQSIHSDNGTNFVGANNELRKCIKQLDEERIQNFCAPKEIEWKFQPPSAPHFGGAWERRAQCTKKTLKAILADRAVSKEVLRTALVEAEGILNSRPITHVSNDAGDIEALTPNHFLLLRANPSYEDAEVSDREINSTKMWRQSQALTNFFWRRFTKEYLSSLTERKKWKEKKQNLKEGDVVLVAEPNQPRGVWPLGRIVSTHPGQDGLVRALTVRTQFGEYKRPITKLCLVQEVEE, from the coding sequence ATGCATCGTATCTACTACCATCCGCCAACTGAGCACCTGCATAATCAAATTCGGCAGGAGTATTGGATCATCCATGGTCGCCAGGTAGTGCGAAACGCGAAATTCAAGTGCAACTACTGTTATCGCCAGACAGTAAAGCCTCAAGAGCAGCAAATGGGTAGTCTACCAGAGTGCCGACTTGAGCCAGGAATGGTGTTCAGGAACACTGGAGTTGACTTTTTTGGACCTATGTTAGTAAAGGAAAGACGCAGTAAAGTTAAAGTATACGGGTGCTTGTTCACTTGCATGAGTACTAGAGCGTGCCACCTTGAACTTGTGGATGATCTTTCAACAGATCATTTCATCATGGCATTGAAAAGGTTCATTGCGCGACGTGGACGACCGCAGAGCATCCACAGCGATAATGGAACGAACTTTGTTGGTGCAAATAATGAGTTGCGGAAATGCATCAAACAATTGGATGAAGAGAGGATACAAAACTTCTGTGCTCCTAAGGAAATCGAGTGGAAATTTCAGCCGCCAAGTGCCCCGCACTTTGGAGGTGCATGGGAGAGACGAGCACAGTGCACCAAGAAGACGCTGAAGGCAATTCTGGCGGACAGGGCTGTTTCCAAAGAAGTGCTGAGAACCGCACTAGTCGAAGCAGAAGGAATACTAAACAGTCGACCGATTACTCATGTGTCCAATGATGCAGGGGACATTGAAGCGTTAACCCCAAAccatttcttgctgttgcggGCAAATCCGAGCTATGAAGATGCGGAAGTTAGTGACAGAGAGATTAATTCGACAAAGATGTGGCGACAGTCCCAAGCGCTAACTAATTTCTTCTGGAGACGTTTTACCAAAGAGTACCTTTCTAGCCTGACAGAAAGGAAGAAGTGGAAAGAGAAGAAACAGAACCTCAAAGAAGGAGATGTTGTCCTAGTTGCTGAGCCAAATCAGCCGCGAGGTGTATGGCCATTGGGCAGAATCGTGTCCACTCATCCTGGGCAGGATGGGTTAGTTCGAGCTCTTACAGTACGAACTCAGTTCGGAGAGTATAAAAGGCCAATCACAAAACTTTGCTTAGTACAGGAGGTGGAAGAGTAG